A window of the Cystobacter fuscus genome harbors these coding sequences:
- a CDS encoding fumarate hydratase → MNDFQFQDMLPLGKDETPYRLLTKDGVSTFEAGGKSFVQVAPEALTLLTREAMRDISHLLRPGHLQQLAHILKDPEASPNDRFVAVELLKNANIAAGGVLPSCQDTGTAIVMGKKGQYVLTEGGDEAAIARGVFDTYRTANLRYSQMAALDMYKEVNTGNNLPAQIELYATDGDAYKFLFMAKGGGSANKSYLFQETKALLNPQSLLSFLDAKIRSLGTAACPPYHLAIVVGGTSAEFALKTAKYASARYLDTLPTEGNALGRGFRDVALEQEVLKLTQRTGIGAQFGGKYFCHDVRVIRLPRHGASCPVAIAVSCSADRQALGKITREGIFLEQLETDPAKYLPETADSDLSGEVVKIDLRRPMADIRAELSRYPIKTRLSLSGPMVVARDIAHARLKERLDKGEGMPQYLKDYMVYYAGPAKTPEGYASGSFGPTTAGRMDAYVDQFQAEGGSYVMLAKGNRSPAVTEACKKHGGFYLGSIGGPAARLAKDCITKVEVLEYPELGMEAVWKIEVVDFPAFIVVDDKGNDFFAHINKPAKK, encoded by the coding sequence ATGAACGACTTCCAGTTCCAGGACATGCTTCCGCTCGGCAAGGACGAGACGCCCTACCGGCTGCTCACGAAGGACGGCGTCTCCACCTTCGAGGCTGGCGGCAAGAGCTTCGTCCAGGTGGCCCCCGAGGCCCTCACGCTCCTCACCCGCGAGGCCATGCGCGACATCTCGCACCTCTTGCGGCCCGGACACCTCCAACAGCTCGCCCACATCCTCAAGGATCCCGAGGCCTCGCCCAATGATCGCTTCGTGGCGGTGGAGCTGCTCAAGAACGCCAACATCGCCGCGGGCGGCGTGCTGCCCTCCTGCCAGGACACCGGCACCGCCATCGTGATGGGCAAGAAGGGCCAGTACGTGCTCACCGAGGGCGGCGACGAGGCGGCCATCGCCCGGGGCGTGTTCGACACGTACCGCACCGCCAACCTGCGCTACTCGCAGATGGCCGCGCTCGACATGTACAAGGAGGTCAACACCGGCAACAACCTCCCGGCGCAGATCGAGCTGTACGCGACCGACGGCGACGCCTACAAGTTCCTCTTCATGGCCAAGGGCGGCGGCTCGGCCAACAAGAGCTACCTCTTCCAGGAGACCAAGGCACTGCTCAACCCGCAGAGCCTCCTGTCCTTCCTCGACGCGAAGATCCGCTCGCTGGGCACCGCGGCGTGCCCGCCCTACCACCTGGCCATCGTGGTGGGCGGCACCTCGGCCGAGTTCGCGCTCAAGACGGCCAAGTACGCCTCGGCGCGCTACCTGGACACGCTGCCCACCGAGGGCAACGCGCTCGGCCGGGGCTTCCGCGACGTGGCGCTGGAGCAGGAGGTGCTCAAGCTCACCCAGCGCACCGGCATCGGCGCCCAGTTCGGCGGCAAGTACTTCTGCCATGACGTGCGCGTCATCCGCCTGCCCCGCCACGGTGCCTCGTGCCCGGTGGCCATCGCCGTGTCGTGCTCGGCGGACCGGCAGGCGCTCGGGAAGATCACCCGCGAGGGCATCTTCCTCGAGCAGCTCGAGACGGACCCCGCGAAGTACCTGCCGGAGACGGCGGACTCGGACCTGTCCGGCGAGGTGGTGAAGATCGACCTGCGCCGCCCCATGGCGGACATCCGCGCCGAGCTGTCGCGCTACCCCATCAAGACGCGCCTGTCGCTCTCGGGCCCCATGGTGGTGGCGCGCGACATCGCTCACGCCAGGCTCAAGGAGCGGCTGGACAAGGGCGAGGGCATGCCCCAGTACCTCAAGGACTACATGGTGTACTACGCGGGCCCGGCGAAGACGCCGGAGGGGTACGCCTCGGGCTCGTTCGGCCCCACGACGGCGGGCCGCATGGACGCCTACGTGGACCAGTTCCAGGCGGAGGGAGGCAGCTACGTGATGCTCGCCAAGGGCAACCGCTCGCCCGCCGTCACCGAGGCCTGCAAGAAGCACGGCGGCTTCTACCTGGGCTCCATCGGCGGCCCCGCGGCGCGGCTGGCCAAGGACTGCATCACCAAGGTGGAGGTGCTCGAGTACCCCGAGCTGGGCATGGAGGCCGTCTGGAAGATCGAGGTGGTGGACTTCCCCGCCTTCATCGTCGTGGACGACAAGGGCAACGACTTCTTCGCCCACATCAACAAGCCCGCGAAGAAGTGA
- a CDS encoding serine/threonine-protein kinase — MDKAPESQAQGPVSFGPYTLVRRIGYGGMGEVFLAREERPGRACVVKKVLPGLAGNAQFLARFRDEARVVRRLSHPNIARVWDMGEVAGELYLAMEYVAGKTLNRLAWRLRKQGRTLPVGLALLVAERMCQGLAHAHDVTDEHGHPLHLVHRDLSPANVCISYAGEVKIIDFGAAQSTLKEAQTAPSVVMGSLAYMAPEHARKQRVDRRADVYATGVVLWELLSWQPLAQQGDVVERWRRAAYPEWAPPSQHREGLSPRVDAVVMKALATEPDARFQDATTFARALRSVREEVSPGLGDSDLARLMSDAFAREKRVEDGVLGELLRGRSALRRPLTEKELPAFAPPTALAFEHRALDAPADFLPSSAVTLVDEPGPRLARSPTSREVRVAFDVDLSTHESEVARRDEGSGLVRAVVEDVEDEVLPASPAAPSWKGWRAGALFLAALVVGFLLVWLLA; from the coding sequence GAAGGTGTTGCCGGGGCTCGCCGGCAACGCGCAGTTCCTCGCCCGCTTCCGGGACGAGGCGCGCGTGGTGCGGCGGCTGAGCCACCCCAACATCGCCCGCGTGTGGGACATGGGCGAGGTGGCCGGTGAGCTCTACCTCGCCATGGAGTACGTGGCCGGCAAGACGCTCAACCGGCTCGCCTGGCGGCTGCGCAAACAGGGCCGGACGTTGCCCGTGGGGCTCGCCCTGCTCGTGGCCGAGCGCATGTGCCAGGGCCTCGCCCACGCGCACGACGTGACGGACGAGCACGGCCACCCGCTGCACCTGGTGCACCGCGACCTGTCTCCCGCCAACGTGTGCATCTCCTACGCGGGCGAGGTGAAGATCATCGACTTCGGCGCGGCGCAGTCCACGCTCAAGGAGGCCCAGACGGCGCCCAGCGTGGTGATGGGCAGCCTCGCGTACATGGCGCCGGAGCATGCGCGCAAGCAGCGCGTGGATCGGCGCGCGGACGTGTACGCGACGGGGGTGGTGCTCTGGGAGCTGCTCTCCTGGCAGCCCCTGGCCCAGCAGGGCGACGTTGTCGAGCGCTGGCGCCGCGCGGCCTACCCCGAGTGGGCTCCTCCCAGCCAGCACCGAGAGGGCCTGTCCCCGCGCGTGGACGCGGTGGTGATGAAGGCGCTGGCCACCGAGCCCGACGCGCGCTTCCAGGACGCCACCACCTTCGCCCGCGCGTTGCGCTCGGTGCGCGAGGAGGTGTCGCCCGGCCTGGGTGACTCGGACCTGGCGCGGCTCATGAGCGACGCCTTCGCGCGCGAGAAGCGGGTGGAGGATGGCGTGCTCGGAGAGCTGCTCCGGGGCCGCTCCGCCCTGCGCCGTCCCCTCACCGAGAAGGAACTGCCCGCCTTCGCGCCTCCCACCGCGCTCGCCTTCGAGCACCGCGCGCTCGATGCGCCCGCGGACTTCCTGCCCTCCTCGGCGGTGACCCTGGTGGATGAGCCCGGGCCGCGCCTGGCGCGCTCGCCCACCTCTCGCGAGGTGCGCGTGGCCTTCGACGTGGACCTCTCCACGCACGAGTCCGAGGTGGCGCGGCGCGACGAGGGCTCCGGGCTGGTCCGCGCCGTCGTGGAGGACGTCGAGGACGAGGTGCTTCCCGCCAGCCCGGCGGCTCCTTCCTGGAAGGGCTGGCGTGCGGGGGCCTTGTTCCTCGCCGCGCTCGTGGTGGGTTTCCTCCTGGTGTGGCTGCTGGCCTGA
- a CDS encoding response regulator has protein sequence MPHREPILLNINDNEANRYAVTRILRASGFQVAEGGTGAEALLLAAELRPALIILDVKLPDINGIEVCRRLKSDPHTSNIVVMHLSANYIRTENKVEGLESGADGYLTQPVDTAELLATVRSLLRLRRAEEDARRAAVQWTSTFDSLGDGVCLLDGQGRVMRANRSFVSLFGGSQEAVLGQSFAALMREAAGGEELPASCGEALDCREEASVCLGSRWYRVAANPVDGESGQVTGAVRILTDITPHRQLQEELQRRAAELAEADRRKDEFLAMLAHELRNPLAAIVNSLHLAEATQPQGAESRAMRVLTRQSQHMARMVDDLLDVSRFNRGHIELRRALVDLRQVVQHGVEARRQSLLDKGLHLELTLPAEALWLEGDATRLEQVVSNLLDNARKYTPVGGHVFVGLTVEQRGQERQVVLRVKDTGIGMSLELQTRVFELFVQGEQQLDRSRGGLGIGLTLVRRLVELHGGVVRVYSEGEGRGSELVVTLPLAAQAVVSTPVETRVSSPETATARRVLLVEDNEDTREVLRELLEMWGHEVAVAEDGFRGVERFPMLRPHVALVDLGLPGMDGFQVARKIRESEGGQDVYLVALTGYSGEHRSRAVEAGFDLHVVKPVKPDELERLLNQLPARKSRA, from the coding sequence GTGCCCCACCGCGAACCCATCCTCCTCAACATCAACGACAATGAAGCGAATCGGTACGCGGTGACGCGCATCCTGCGCGCGTCGGGCTTCCAGGTGGCCGAGGGCGGCACGGGCGCCGAGGCGCTCCTGCTCGCCGCCGAGCTGCGCCCGGCCCTCATCATCCTCGACGTGAAGCTGCCGGACATCAATGGCATCGAGGTATGTCGGCGGCTCAAGTCGGATCCCCACACGTCGAACATCGTCGTGATGCACCTGTCGGCCAACTACATCCGCACCGAGAACAAGGTGGAGGGGTTGGAGAGCGGCGCGGATGGCTACCTGACGCAGCCGGTGGACACCGCGGAGCTGCTGGCCACGGTGCGCTCGCTGTTGCGCCTGCGCCGGGCCGAGGAGGACGCGCGCCGCGCGGCCGTGCAGTGGACGTCGACCTTCGACTCGCTGGGTGATGGCGTGTGTCTGCTGGATGGACAGGGCCGGGTGATGCGCGCCAACCGCTCCTTCGTGTCGCTGTTCGGCGGGAGCCAGGAGGCGGTACTCGGCCAGTCCTTCGCGGCGCTGATGCGAGAGGCGGCGGGCGGCGAGGAGCTGCCCGCGAGCTGTGGCGAGGCGCTGGACTGTCGCGAGGAGGCCTCGGTGTGTCTGGGCTCGCGCTGGTACCGCGTGGCGGCCAACCCCGTGGACGGCGAGTCGGGACAGGTGACGGGCGCGGTGCGCATCCTCACGGACATCACTCCCCACCGGCAGCTCCAGGAGGAGCTGCAACGGCGCGCGGCGGAGCTGGCGGAGGCGGACCGGCGCAAGGACGAGTTCCTCGCGATGCTGGCGCACGAGCTGCGCAATCCCCTGGCCGCCATCGTCAACTCCCTGCACCTGGCCGAGGCCACCCAGCCCCAGGGCGCCGAGTCCCGGGCCATGCGCGTGCTGACGCGGCAGAGTCAGCACATGGCGCGCATGGTGGATGATCTGCTGGACGTGTCGCGCTTCAACCGTGGCCACATCGAGCTGCGGCGCGCGCTGGTGGATCTGCGCCAGGTGGTGCAGCACGGAGTGGAGGCGCGCCGTCAGTCGCTGCTGGACAAGGGGTTGCACCTGGAGCTGACGCTGCCGGCCGAGGCGCTGTGGCTGGAGGGCGACGCCACGCGGCTGGAGCAGGTGGTGTCCAACCTGCTGGACAACGCGAGGAAGTACACCCCGGTGGGCGGCCACGTCTTCGTCGGCCTGACGGTGGAGCAGCGGGGCCAGGAGCGCCAGGTGGTGCTGCGCGTGAAGGACACGGGCATCGGCATGAGCCTGGAGCTCCAGACCCGGGTGTTCGAGCTCTTCGTGCAGGGTGAGCAGCAGTTGGATCGCTCTCGCGGTGGCCTGGGCATCGGGTTGACGCTGGTGCGGCGCCTCGTGGAGCTGCATGGGGGCGTGGTCCGGGTGTACAGCGAGGGCGAGGGCAGGGGCAGCGAGCTGGTGGTGACCCTGCCGCTGGCGGCTCAGGCGGTGGTCTCCACGCCCGTCGAGACGCGGGTCTCTTCCCCCGAGACGGCTACGGCGCGGCGGGTGTTGCTGGTGGAGGACAACGAGGACACGCGCGAGGTGCTGCGCGAGCTGCTGGAGATGTGGGGCCACGAGGTGGCGGTGGCCGAGGATGGCTTTCGGGGCGTGGAGCGCTTCCCCATGCTGCGGCCGCACGTGGCCCTGGTGGACCTGGGCCTGCCAGGGATGGACGGGTTCCAGGTGGCGCGGAAGATCCGCGAGAGCGAGGGCGGCCAGGACGTCTACCTGGTGGCACTCACGGGCTACAGCGGCGAGCACCGTTCACGCGCGGTGGAGGCGGGCTTCGATCTGCACGTGGTGAAGCCGGTGAAACCGGACGAACTGGAGCGGCTGCTCAACCAGCTCCCGGCGCGCAAGTCCAGGGCCTAG
- a CDS encoding anti-sigma regulatory factor, with product MPIRSSQDLVLVRQAVRSWSAELKFSLVEQTKMVTAASELARNTLDYGGGGNVTLQLVQDGIRRGLRLSFEDQGPGIPDVELALRDGYTSGGGMGLGLGGSKRLVNDFEIVSKVGEGTRVTVTRWK from the coding sequence ATGCCCATCCGCTCCTCCCAGGACCTGGTGCTGGTGCGCCAGGCGGTCCGTTCCTGGTCGGCTGAATTGAAGTTCAGCCTCGTGGAGCAGACGAAGATGGTGACGGCGGCCAGTGAGCTGGCCCGCAACACCCTGGATTACGGGGGGGGAGGCAATGTCACCCTGCAACTGGTCCAGGATGGAATCCGGCGCGGTCTGCGGTTGTCTTTTGAAGATCAAGGGCCAGGGATTCCCGATGTCGAACTGGCGCTGCGTGATGGCTACACGTCGGGAGGCGGCATGGGACTGGGTCTGGGTGGCTCCAAGCGGCTGGTGAACGACTTCGAGATCGTCAGCAAGGTGGGGGAGGGCACACGGGTCACGGTGACGCGATGGAAGTGA
- a CDS encoding STAS domain-containing protein: MVGSWRYPLWYRLSVRRSLLTNRIHEILKNHSSELLTEWFSNLSNSGVRRDALMKEGELREQCAEFLRLLTQASQHGNVADINASVFTPVRELLERLSRSRSLLGFSPSETATFIFSFKQPLFSWLRRETASQPQQVAEDMWIATLLLDKLGLFTTEVHQRTREEVIMRQQQEMLELSTPVVQLWDRIVALPLIGTLDSGRTQTVMETLLQRIVETGAEIAIVDITGVPTVDTLTAQHLIKTVTATRLMGAECVISGIRPQIAQTIVHLGVDLSGVVTKSSLAGAFRWALRRINQNVQAPGAQAPGKV, translated from the coding sequence GTGGTTGGCTCCTGGCGCTACCCCTTGTGGTACAGGCTGTCCGTCAGGAGGAGTTTGTTGACCAACCGCATCCACGAGATCCTCAAAAACCACTCATCCGAGCTGTTGACGGAATGGTTTTCCAATCTGTCGAACAGCGGCGTTCGGCGTGATGCACTGATGAAGGAAGGCGAACTGCGCGAGCAGTGCGCGGAGTTCCTCCGCCTGCTCACCCAGGCCAGCCAGCACGGCAACGTCGCCGACATCAATGCCTCGGTGTTCACGCCCGTGCGCGAGCTGCTCGAGCGGCTGTCGCGCTCGCGCAGCCTCCTGGGCTTCTCCCCGTCGGAGACGGCCACCTTCATCTTCAGCTTCAAGCAGCCCCTGTTCTCCTGGTTGCGCCGGGAGACCGCCAGCCAGCCGCAGCAGGTGGCCGAGGACATGTGGATTGCCACGCTGCTGCTCGACAAGCTCGGTCTGTTCACCACCGAGGTGCACCAGCGCACGCGTGAGGAGGTCATCATGCGCCAGCAGCAGGAGATGCTGGAGCTGTCCACGCCCGTGGTGCAGTTGTGGGATCGCATCGTGGCCCTGCCGCTCATCGGCACGCTGGACAGCGGGCGCACCCAGACGGTGATGGAGACGCTCCTGCAGCGCATCGTCGAGACGGGCGCGGAGATCGCCATCGTCGACATCACCGGCGTGCCCACCGTGGACACGCTCACCGCGCAGCACCTCATCAAGACCGTCACCGCCACGCGCCTCATGGGCGCGGAGTGCGTCATCAGCGGCATCCGTCCGCAGATCGCCCAGACCATCGTCCACCTGGGCGTGGACCTGTCCGGCGTGGTGACCAAGTCGAGCCTCGCGGGAGCCTTCCGCTGGGCGCTGCGGCGCATCAACCAGAACGTCCAGGCCCCCGGCGCCCAGGCCCCGGGCAAGGTCTAG
- a CDS encoding STAS domain-containing protein yields the protein MERIPILRMGQVLIVTIQMDMHDQVAVNLQDDLTSRIVDTGARGVLIDISSLEVVDSFIGRILGNIATMSRVLDAQTVVVGMQPAVAITLVELGMSLPGIRTALNIEKGMVLLRASIEEDEARIEVSDEYLEE from the coding sequence ATGGAGCGTATTCCCATCCTCCGCATGGGGCAGGTGCTGATCGTCACCATCCAGATGGACATGCACGATCAGGTCGCCGTGAACCTCCAGGACGATCTGACGTCGAGGATCGTCGACACGGGCGCGCGCGGCGTGCTCATCGACATCTCCTCGCTCGAGGTGGTGGACTCCTTCATCGGACGCATCCTGGGCAACATCGCGACCATGTCACGGGTGCTGGATGCCCAGACGGTCGTGGTGGGCATGCAGCCCGCGGTGGCCATCACCCTGGTGGAACTGGGCATGTCCCTGCCCGGCATCCGCACCGCCCTCAACATCGAGAAGGGGATGGTGCTGTTGCGAGCTTCCATAGAGGAGGACGAGGCTCGAATCGAGGTCTCGGATGAATATCTTGAGGAGTGA
- a CDS encoding ATP-binding SpoIIE family protein phosphatase yields the protein MEVSTTVLPVTESSQAGHARRTAAALASKLGFNEEAQGKVALVASEAAKNLVAHAREGQILLRALHAGSHVGVELLALDKGPGMADVDRCMRDGYTTAGTGGSGLGAMRRMSTVFDIYSQPGVGTALLAQLWLSKPPRAEVEVGAVCVPIQGEEVCGDAWSLDLKDGRSVFLVADGLGHGPEAARASRAAVVSFLEQGTPDVTELLKGSHGELRSTRGAAVALASLRPGDVRLDFAGVGNIAASVLSPQRSMQRMVSMNGTVGHQMHRVQSFAYTWSPDSVLVMCSDGLLTQWRVDGSPGLINRHPSLVAGVLYRDFSRGRDDVTVLVAREAPRSAS from the coding sequence ATGGAAGTGAGCACCACGGTGCTTCCCGTCACGGAGAGCAGCCAGGCGGGCCATGCCCGGAGGACCGCCGCCGCGCTTGCCTCCAAGCTGGGCTTCAACGAGGAGGCCCAGGGCAAGGTGGCGCTCGTGGCGAGCGAGGCCGCCAAGAACCTCGTCGCCCATGCGCGCGAGGGCCAGATCCTCTTGCGTGCCCTGCATGCGGGCTCTCACGTGGGTGTGGAATTGCTCGCACTGGACAAGGGGCCCGGCATGGCGGACGTGGACCGCTGCATGCGCGATGGCTACACGACCGCCGGCACGGGGGGCTCGGGACTGGGCGCCATGCGGCGCATGTCCACCGTCTTCGACATCTATTCCCAGCCAGGCGTGGGCACGGCGCTGCTCGCCCAGTTGTGGCTGAGCAAGCCGCCGCGCGCCGAGGTGGAGGTGGGCGCGGTGTGTGTGCCCATCCAGGGCGAGGAGGTCTGCGGGGATGCCTGGAGCCTGGACCTCAAGGACGGCCGCTCCGTGTTCCTCGTCGCCGATGGTCTGGGCCATGGGCCCGAGGCGGCCCGTGCCTCGCGCGCGGCCGTGGTGTCCTTTCTCGAGCAAGGCACGCCGGACGTGACCGAGCTGCTCAAGGGCTCCCATGGGGAGCTGCGCAGCACCCGCGGCGCGGCGGTGGCCCTCGCTTCCCTGCGTCCTGGAGACGTGCGACTCGACTTCGCCGGGGTGGGCAACATCGCCGCCTCCGTGCTCTCCCCCCAGAGAAGCATGCAGCGCATGGTGTCCATGAATGGAACGGTGGGTCACCAGATGCACCGCGTTCAGTCGTTCGCCTATACGTGGAGCCCGGACTCGGTGCTGGTGATGTGCTCGGATGGTCTGCTCACCCAGTGGCGGGTGGACGGCTCCCCCGGGCTGATCAACCGCCACCCCTCCCTGGTGGCGGGCGTGCTCTACCGGGATTTCTCCCGGGGGCGGGATGACGTGACGGTGCTGGTGGCTCGAGAGGCCCCGCGGAGCGCCTCGTGA
- a CDS encoding ATP-binding protein: MSFFLFQSELRTGQDVVNTRQRGRHIAQVLGFEGQDQVRIATAISEVARLAASQANGHIEFILEETQSPSLLVRVRAPASTPGLVSGVPPAAPRPGPALAPAQRLMDRVSLRVEDGGLVLELAHRLPRAAPSSYVLQSLRSELERQRRSNAVDELSRQNEELLRTLEELQARKAEVDRLNRELEETNRGVVALYAELEEKAEALRRASDMKTRFISNVSHELRTPISSVVNLSRLLLDRLDGPLNEEQEKQVTFIRKSGEALQELIDDLLDLAKIESGRSEVLPTRFSVGELFGSLRGMLRPLKVNEGVALVFDEPVGLPELHTDERKLSQILRNLVSNALKFTQRGEVRVSAMVDPRGVVEFAVSDTGVGIAPEDQERIFEEFVQVEGPHQQGVKGTGLGLPLSRRLAELLGGSLSVESQKGRGSTFRARVALDYTQRQKPLVDDEPVEPEAPGDASRPRTVLLVDDDEVVRYLLKRLLADTSLQFREATTGLEGVRLANQLHPSAIVLDLSLPGMDGFEVLETLRRESTTRDIPVIIHTSRSLTEQERGRLLPHVLGILSKSGLTRDAAFDLLQRALSGPERRS, translated from the coding sequence GTGAGCTTCTTCCTCTTTCAATCCGAGCTGCGCACCGGGCAGGACGTGGTGAACACCCGGCAGCGGGGCCGCCATATCGCCCAGGTGCTCGGGTTCGAGGGGCAGGATCAGGTGCGCATCGCCACGGCCATCTCCGAGGTGGCCCGGCTCGCGGCGTCCCAGGCCAACGGTCACATCGAGTTCATCCTGGAGGAGACGCAGTCGCCCTCCCTGCTCGTGCGCGTGCGGGCTCCGGCGTCGACCCCGGGGCTCGTGTCGGGGGTGCCCCCGGCGGCGCCCCGGCCCGGCCCCGCGCTCGCCCCCGCGCAGCGGTTGATGGATCGCGTGTCCCTGCGGGTGGAGGATGGCGGGCTGGTGCTGGAGCTGGCCCACCGCCTGCCGCGTGCCGCGCCTTCCTCGTACGTGTTGCAGTCGCTGCGCTCCGAGCTGGAGCGGCAGCGGCGCTCCAACGCCGTGGACGAGCTGTCGCGGCAGAACGAGGAGCTCTTGCGCACGCTGGAGGAGCTCCAGGCGCGCAAGGCCGAGGTGGATCGGCTCAACCGGGAGCTGGAGGAGACCAACCGCGGCGTCGTGGCGCTCTACGCCGAGCTGGAGGAGAAGGCCGAGGCGCTGCGCCGCGCGTCGGACATGAAGACGCGCTTCATCTCCAACGTCAGCCACGAGCTGCGCACGCCCATCAGCTCCGTCGTCAACCTGTCGCGGCTGCTGTTGGACCGGCTGGACGGGCCGCTCAACGAGGAGCAGGAGAAGCAGGTCACCTTCATCCGCAAGTCCGGCGAGGCCCTGCAGGAGCTCATCGACGACCTGTTGGATCTGGCGAAGATCGAGTCCGGCCGCTCCGAGGTGCTCCCCACGCGCTTCTCCGTGGGGGAGCTGTTCGGCTCGCTGCGCGGGATGCTGCGCCCCTTGAAGGTGAACGAGGGGGTGGCGCTCGTCTTCGACGAGCCCGTGGGACTGCCGGAGCTGCACACCGACGAGCGCAAGCTGTCGCAGATCCTCCGCAACCTCGTCTCCAATGCCCTCAAGTTCACCCAGCGGGGCGAGGTGCGGGTGTCGGCGATGGTCGATCCCCGCGGCGTGGTGGAGTTCGCGGTGAGCGACACCGGCGTGGGCATCGCGCCCGAGGACCAGGAGCGCATCTTCGAGGAGTTCGTGCAGGTGGAGGGGCCGCACCAGCAGGGCGTCAAGGGCACGGGGCTCGGGCTGCCCCTGTCGCGGCGGCTGGCGGAGCTGTTGGGAGGCTCGCTCTCCGTGGAGAGCCAGAAGGGCCGGGGCAGCACCTTCCGGGCCCGGGTGGCGCTCGACTACACCCAGCGGCAGAAGCCCCTGGTGGATGACGAGCCGGTGGAGCCCGAGGCACCGGGGGACGCGTCGCGTCCGCGCACCGTGCTGCTCGTGGACGATGACGAGGTGGTGCGCTACCTGCTCAAGCGCCTGCTGGCCGACACCTCGTTGCAGTTCCGCGAGGCCACCACGGGCCTGGAGGGCGTGCGCCTGGCCAACCAGCTCCACCCCTCCGCCATCGTGTTGGATCTGTCGCTGCCGGGCATGGACGGCTTCGAGGTCCTGGAGACGCTGCGGCGCGAGAGCACCACGCGTGACATCCCCGTCATCATCCACACCAGCCGTTCCCTGACCGAGCAGGAGCGTGGACGCCTGCTCCCCCATGTGTTGGGTATCCTCTCGAAGAGCGGACTCACCCGGGATGCGGCGTTCGACCTCCTGCAACGTGCCTTGTCTGGCCCGGAACGGCGGTCCTGA